The proteins below are encoded in one region of Clostridium estertheticum:
- the yiaK gene encoding 3-dehydro-L-gulonate 2-dehydrogenase: MRVSFEKMKNEFKRVLIKKGFGEERAEASALLFTQTSCDGVYSHGYVRFPRVIEYIEKGYIDVDAVPSKIEGMGAFEKWDGNIGMGNLNAKFCMDRAIELAKTNVIGCVALKNTNHWMRGGSYGWQAADAGCIGICWTNTLPNMPVWGAKESRTGNNPLILAVPKVDGHVVVDMAMAQFSYGKIEVTKLNNEQLPVPGGYDSLGNITRDPGEIEKTGRVLPIGYWKGSGLSILLDLIATILSGGNSSYKVGKIDGIAEYKLSQIFIAIDPSKATDSEFIKTAVNEVIKDIKASERVDENREIFYPGERTLNTRNKNLEEGIPVDEKIWRAIENM, from the coding sequence ATGAGAGTTTCTTTTGAGAAAATGAAAAATGAATTTAAGAGAGTATTAATAAAAAAAGGTTTTGGTGAGGAAAGAGCAGAAGCATCAGCTTTATTATTTACGCAGACTAGCTGTGACGGAGTTTATTCTCATGGGTATGTTAGATTTCCAAGAGTAATAGAATATATAGAAAAAGGATATATCGATGTAGATGCTGTTCCAAGTAAAATTGAAGGAATGGGAGCATTTGAAAAATGGGATGGTAATATAGGAATGGGAAATTTAAATGCAAAATTTTGCATGGACAGGGCTATTGAACTCGCTAAAACAAATGTTATAGGATGCGTGGCATTAAAAAATACTAATCATTGGATGCGTGGTGGTAGTTATGGATGGCAGGCAGCTGATGCAGGATGTATTGGTATTTGTTGGACCAATACTCTTCCTAACATGCCAGTCTGGGGTGCAAAGGAAAGTAGGACAGGAAATAACCCTCTTATATTAGCAGTTCCTAAAGTTGATGGTCATGTGGTAGTAGACATGGCTATGGCACAGTTTTCTTATGGTAAAATTGAAGTAACTAAATTGAATAATGAACAATTACCAGTACCTGGGGGTTATGATTCGTTGGGCAATATTACAAGAGATCCAGGGGAAATTGAAAAGACAGGACGAGTTTTACCAATAGGATATTGGAAAGGGTCTGGTTTGTCTATATTATTAGATTTAATAGCTACAATTTTATCTGGTGGTAATTCATCATATAAGGTAGGGAAAATTGATGGAATAGCAGAATATAAATTATCACAAATATTTATAGCTATTGACCCAAGTAAGGCAACTGACAGTGAGTTTATAAAAACGGCAGTTAATGAAGTGATAAAGGATATTAAAGCCTCAGAAAGAGTGGATGAAAATAGGGAGATTTTTTACCCTGGTGAGAGAACATTAAATACAAGAAATAAAAATTTAGAAGAAGGCATACCAGTAGATGAAAAGATTTGGAGAGCTATAGAAAATATGTAA
- a CDS encoding HsmA family protein, with the protein MLVISIILVNLALIFYTISILNEVKEKVLRSWHVVMFFIGLTCDIVGTLIMYELGGGILKTGIHDILGFIALLLMLANTIGSVLILKKYKNLLNKFYKFSAFAWVIWIISYILGVTTHI; encoded by the coding sequence ATGTTAGTTATCTCGATAATTTTAGTAAATTTAGCATTGATTTTTTATACTATTTCTATTTTAAATGAAGTCAAAGAAAAAGTGTTGCGCTCATGGCATGTTGTTATGTTTTTTATAGGTTTAACTTGTGATATAGTAGGAACTTTAATAATGTATGAACTAGGTGGGGGTATATTAAAGACCGGAATTCATGATATATTAGGATTTATTGCCTTATTACTTATGTTAGCGAATACAATTGGTTCAGTACTTATATTGAAAAAATACAAAAATTTACTTAATAAGTTTTATAAATTTAGTGCATTTGCATGGGTTATTTGGATTATTTCGTATATTCTAGGCGTGACTACGCATATATAA
- a CDS encoding YhcH/YjgK/YiaL family protein — protein MIFGNINNICDIEKVCSKSIIKAINYLKNNDFVNMKTGVYNIMGDDIIAQVVDRETKFKKEAIAEIHRKYVEIQFSVLGNEIIGYARDTFNNIICEELLEEKDSIFYNEVENEFDLIMVKGSFAIFFPQDVHRPWCICNQQGIVRKVNIKIKMSVI, from the coding sequence ATGATATTTGGTAATATTAATAACATTTGCGATATAGAAAAAGTCTGTTCTAAATCAATAATAAAGGCAATTAACTATTTAAAAAACAATGATTTTGTTAATATGAAAACTGGTGTATATAATATCATGGGAGATGACATAATTGCTCAGGTAGTAGACAGAGAAACAAAATTTAAAAAAGAAGCAATAGCTGAAATTCACAGAAAATATGTGGAAATACAATTTTCTGTTTTAGGAAATGAAATAATAGGTTATGCAAGGGATACTTTTAATAACATTATTTGTGAAGAGTTATTAGAAGAAAAAGATTCTATTTTTTATAATGAAGTAGAAAATGAATTTGATTTAATAATGGTGAAAGGAAGCTTCGCTATATTTTTTCCGCAAGATGTTCACCGGCCTTGGTGTATATGTAATCAGCAAGGTATAGTTAGAAAGGTTAATATAAAAATAAAGATGTCAGTTATTTAA
- a CDS encoding MFS transporter: MSENIASKVKIPSKRWMHIIPPILFVYIVAFMDRTNIGFAMAGGMSKELGMTSSVAGIAAGIFFVGYLFLQVPGGQIAEHGSAKKFIAGTIVVWGILAIMSGFATNITQLLILRFLLGVAEGGVMPAVLTIVRHWFPSEERGRATAFVIMNNPIASIITGPLSGYILVKYNWHYVFIIEGIISLLLILVWLPLISDRPETAKWISKEEKDYLVERLREEQECFDKKQVKKATLKEILFNRTLWKLVLIFFFYQTGVYGYTLWLPTILKNLTKTGMDQVGFLSIFPYIATIIGLFVFGSLSDKTRKKKRYVIMPIIGFAVCLYLSVRLQQSVWLSFGMLVGCGFFLQAASAVFMTIPPDVFSGEVAGGATGIINALGNLGGFLGPFLVGFLMQTFSYNISIYSLVLSLVIAVIITTTLPKEKDDCAHPIAAINVENSENV; this comes from the coding sequence ATGAGTGAGAATATAGCTTCAAAAGTAAAGATCCCAAGTAAACGCTGGATGCACATAATTCCACCGATACTTTTTGTATATATAGTAGCTTTTATGGATCGTACAAATATTGGTTTTGCAATGGCTGGAGGAATGAGTAAGGAACTTGGTATGACATCTAGCGTTGCAGGAATAGCAGCGGGTATATTCTTTGTAGGTTATTTATTTCTCCAAGTTCCTGGAGGGCAAATCGCAGAGCATGGAAGTGCTAAAAAGTTTATAGCAGGAACCATTGTGGTATGGGGTATTCTTGCTATAATGTCTGGATTTGCGACCAATATAACTCAATTATTAATTCTTAGATTTTTGCTAGGAGTTGCTGAAGGTGGCGTTATGCCAGCAGTACTTACAATAGTTCGTCATTGGTTTCCTAGTGAAGAACGTGGCCGTGCAACTGCCTTTGTTATAATGAATAATCCAATTGCATCTATTATAACAGGCCCACTTTCAGGATATATTTTAGTTAAATATAATTGGCATTATGTATTTATAATAGAGGGTATAATATCACTTTTATTAATCTTAGTTTGGTTACCATTAATAAGTGATAGGCCTGAAACTGCTAAATGGATTAGTAAAGAGGAAAAAGATTATCTTGTTGAAAGACTTCGCGAAGAACAGGAATGTTTCGATAAAAAACAGGTGAAGAAGGCAACTTTAAAGGAAATCCTTTTTAACAGGACTTTATGGAAATTGGTGTTGATATTCTTCTTTTATCAAACTGGTGTTTATGGATACACCTTATGGCTTCCAACAATACTTAAGAACTTAACCAAAACAGGAATGGATCAAGTTGGATTTTTATCAATATTTCCGTATATTGCAACTATAATTGGATTGTTTGTTTTTGGATCTTTATCAGACAAAACAAGGAAGAAAAAAAGATATGTTATAATGCCAATTATAGGTTTTGCAGTATGTCTATATCTATCAGTAAGACTTCAACAATCTGTATGGTTATCTTTTGGAATGCTTGTTGGTTGTGGATTTTTCCTCCAGGCTGCATCAGCAGTGTTTATGACAATCCCACCAGATGTTTTCAGTGGAGAGGTAGCAGGTGGTGCTACTGGGATCATAAATGCATTAGGTAATCTTGGTGGTTTCCTAGGACCATTTTTAGTTGGATTCTTAATGCAAACATTCAGCTATAATATTAGTATATATAGTTTAGTGTTATCTTTAGTGATCGCGGTTATAATTACAACTACATTGCCAAAGGAAAAAGATGATTGTGCCCACCCGATAGCAGCAATAAATGTTGAAAATAGTGAAAATGTATAA